The genomic DNA TACGGGTCCGCAGGTTATCAAATCAGTTACAGCTGAAGAAGTGACAGCTGAAGCGCTTGGTGGAGCTATGACGCATAATTCTACGTCGGGTGTTGCTCAATTTGCAGCTGAAAATGACGAAGACTGTTTGAAACAGATTCGGTATTTATTAAGTTTCCTTCCAAGTAATAATATGGAAGAGGCTCCGATTGTTGATGGCGGCGATGATGCCAGTCGTACGGATATGAATTTGAACACTATTATGCCGGATAATCCGAATCAGCCTTACGATATGTATGACGTGATTAAATCCATTGTAGATAATGGGGAATTTTACGATTACCTCTATCATTATGCTAAAAACATTATTACTGGTTTTGCCCGTATGGATGGTCAGACAGTGGGCATTATTGCCAACCAGCCGGCGTTTATGGCGGGGTGCTTAGATATTAATGCTTCCGATAAGTCGGCACGGTTTATTCGTTTTTGTGATGCCTTTAATATTCCTTTAGTATCACTTGTAGATGTTCCCGGATTTTTACCCGGAACAGGTCAGGAATATGGCGGCATTATTCGTCACGGTGCCAAAATGCTTTATGCTTATTCAGAAGCAACGGTCCCTAAAATTACCGTGATTACTCGTAAAGCTTACGGTGGGGCTTACATTGCCATGTGTTCGAAACATCTTGGCGCTGATCAGGTGATGGCTTGGCCTTCAGCTGAAATCGCAGTTATGGGACCTGCTGGTGCAGCCAATATCATTTTCCGCGGTGCTAAAGATATTCAGGCTAAGACAGATGAATATATTAAGGATTTTGCGAATCCTTATAGAGCAGCTGAGCGGGGTTATGTTGATTGCGTAATTGAACCGAAAGATACGCGCCCGCAAATCATTAATGCTCTTCATGTCCTAATGACGAAGCGCGAATCTCGTCCGGCTAAAAAACATGGCAATATTCCATTATAAAGATCTGTCTTATTATTTTTTATTAGAAAGGGGAATATGACATGATTATACCTGATACAGTGGAAGGATCCATTCTGCTTAGCGTGATTGATTTCATTCTCAGTTTTTTCATTATTTGGGGTATTGGACTTGTGCTTTATGCTTTTCCGTTATTGAACAAGTTAGGCTCAGTTGATGAGGACAAACTAAAGGGCGGTCACTAAAATTTCTAGTAATATAGGAGGTATATAGCTACATGTTTGAAGAAATAGGCTCATTATTGATGGATATGCTTAATCAAACAGGTGTTGTCCACTTGTGGTATGGCAATGTGGTTATGATGGCTGTTGGTGCAATCATGATTTATTTGGCTATTGTTAAGAAATATGAACCTTTACTGTTAGTTGGTATCGGGTTTGCTTGTATCGTTTCCAATGCTCCTGGTGCTGGTCTGGCTGATCCTGGTGGATTGTTCTGGTATGCCTATCAAGGCGTAGCCCTCGTTATTCTCCCACCGCTCATTTTCCTTGGTGTTGGAGCCATGACGGACTTTGGTCCGATGATTTCCAATCCGAGCTTGGTTATTTTAGGTGCTGCAGCTCATTTAGGGATCTTTGTTGCTTTAATTGGCGCTAAAATGCTTGGCTTTACACTCGGTGAAGCCGGTGCAATCGGCATTATCGGCGGCGCAGACGGCCCAATGGCTATCTTTGTTACCATGAAGCTTGCTCCGCATTTGCTGCCGCAGATTTCTGTTGCTGCTTATTCGTATATGGCACTTATGCCTCTAATTCAACCACCGATTATGAAAGCTTTTACAACGAAGAAAGAACGTCAAATTATTATGAAACAGGTTCGTCCTGTCAGCCGTTTGGAAAAAATCGTTTTTCCAATGGTTATTGCAGTTGTCGTGGACTTACTTCTCCCTGGTGTAGCTCCGCTTATTACCATGCTGATGCTGGGTAATCTGTTCCGTGAATGCGGCGTTGTTGACCGTCTGGCTACGACGGCAGCCAATGACTTGATGAACATTATCGTCATTACTTTGACTGTTGCTATTGGTTCAACGATGAATGCCGATACCTTCCTGACGGTTAAGACGCTGGAAATTATCGTACTTGGTTTGATTGCTTTTGGTTTTGGTACCTTTTCCGGTATTATTGGCGGACGTGTTCTGTGCTGGGCGAGTGGCGGCAAGGTTAATCCGCTGGTGGGTTCCGCAGGTATCGCTTCCGTTCCAATCGCAGCCCGTGTTGCCCATGTTGTGGCACTCAAAGAAAATCCTTACAACTTCCTGATTATGCATGCAATGGGACCGAATCTTGCCGGTGTATTTGGTACAGCCATTTCCGGTGGTATTATGCTGGCACTGATTGGTGTAAAATAATTTTTCATAATTAGGAGGGGGGAGTTACGATGATCGGATTTGTTATATTTTTGATTGTAGTCATTATTTTATGCTACGTAGCAAAAGTAATCCAAGAAGCAAAAGATGCGAAAGAAGTAACAGCCAATCCAGTAGCACAGGCTGTAGTTGAACCCGCTACTTCTACTGTGTCTCCAGTTGATAAGCAATCGAGCAGCGACGATGATGAAGAATTACTCGCTGTCATTAGTGCTGCCATTGCTGCTATTTCAGAGTCAGCGAATGTACGGATAGTAAGTGTTCGTAGTGGTGGTAACGGTTGGGTCTTAGCAGGCCGTCAAGATTTAATGAATAAACTGTAAAAAAATTGTGTAAGCATATTGAAGGAGGATATATAATGAAAAATTACTCTATTACTGTGAATGGAAAAACTTATGAAGTTGCAGTTGAAGAAAAAGGTGGTAGTGCAGCTCCGAAAGTTGCTGCTCATGTTTCGGCTCCAACTCCATCAGTAGCTCCAGCTCCTGTAGCTGCTGCGCCAGCACCAAAAGCTGCTGCGGCGCCGTCTACCGGTGGCGCGGGTACAAAAGTTTCTGCTCCTATGCCTGGAAAAATCATTGCCCTGAAAGTAAGTGTGGGTGATAGTGTAAAAAATGGTCAGGAATTACTTGTCATGGAAGCTATGAAGATGCATAATCCTGTTTTGGCTAGTGCCGATGGCGTTGTTAAAGAACTTCTTGTCAAAGCAGGCGATCCTGTACAGGCCGGTACAGTTCTTGCTGTGATCGGTTAGGTTATTTATGGCGAAACACTAAATCACAAGGAATATTTTTCGTCGCAGTCGTGAGACTGTTAAAGTATTCTGGGTTTATTGGAATAGCAATCATTTTTTAAGCCCGCTAATGCGGGCTTTTTTCTGATATGATACAATATAACAATACAATATAACAATACAATATAACAATAGTAAGATTGATCAATAAAGGGAGCTATTATGCCGATTCAATGGGAGTATATTCTTAGTCATTTATTGCTTGGACTGTCGCTCATCTTGGGATTCGTTTTTTTATTAACGAAGACACGTATGTTTCGGTTTCCTATCTTAAACAGAAAAGTATCAAGACGCGAGAAGGTCCTTTACAGTGTTTTTTTTGGTCTCATTGGAATCATGGGGACATACGGTGGTTTGGCTACGGTCGATGGCAGTGCCAATACGCGTGGCGTAGGAATTATTGTTGGTGGTCTTATCGGCGGGCCGATTGTAGGTGTGGGTGCTGGAATTATCTCCGGTATTTACCGTCTTTGGATAGGTGGCATCAATGCACCGGCAAGTGCCCTTGCTGCCGTAACAGAAGGGCTATTGGCAGGTTTATGTGCTCAGCGGTTTAAACATTTACCTTTTCGCTGGGTTTATGCCATGCTGCTGGGATTTATTCTGGAAACCATGCATATGTGTATGCTGCCGGTTTTTTCTCCATCGTTTGAACGGGGTTATCAGTTGGCTATGTCGATCTTTTCGTCTATGTTGATCATTAATCCATTGGGGATTGCCACATTTATTGCTATTTTAGACAGTGTGCGATCAGAGCAGGAAGCTGTAGAAGGCAAAGCGGCCCGGATGGCTTTTAAAATAGCCAGACAGACATTAAATATCTTACGGCGTGGGTTAAATGAAGAGACAGCTACCCGGACGGCTCAAACGATTATCGATCATGTTGCCAGTCTGGATGCAGTGGCTGTAACCGCTTCTGATAAAGGAATTGCTTTTGTGATCAATCAATCCTCGCTTGGCGCAGATTTTTCGGATATATCTTGTTTGAAAGCTCAAATTATTGCACCGTTAAAAGAGCGAGATAAAGAAATTGGTACCCTGATCTTTTATAAACTGCGACCTAACAGTCTTACTCCTGTTGAAATTGAATTAATTGAAGGACTCGCGCAATTAATATCGATGCAAATTGAAGTGAGCAAAGTGGAACAGCAGACAGCCCTTCGATCTCAGGCTGAGATTAAGGCATTGCAGGCTCAGATTAATCCGCATTTTTTATTTAATGCTTTAAATACTATTGTGTATTATTGCCGCAAACAGCCGGAGAAGGCCCGCGAATTATTGATTAATCTGGGTGAATTTTATCGTAATAATATATCTCATCTGGATAAATGGGTAGATCTTCATACGGAAATTCATCATATTGAATCTTATGTGAAAATTGAATCTGCTCGATTTCAGGGCAAACTAGAAGTTCATTATGATGTTCCAAACGATATTCATATGAAAGTTCCGCCGTTTATTCTTCAGCCTATTGTAGAAAATTCTATCAAGCATGGTCTTTATCCGCGCAAATCAGGCGGGAAGATTATGATTCAGGCTGTTATCCAAAGTGAGGTACTTCATATTACAATTGAAGATAATGGTGTAGGGATGAGCGAAGAATTGATTGATACGATTTTACGGGATGATAGTTCGCGCAAAAGTATTGGCTTATCCAATGTTCATCAGCGGTTGCAGACGATTTATGGATCGCAATACGGACTACAAATAAGCAGTTCTCCAGGTAAAGGAACAATTGTTCGCATTCCCATCCCATTGAAAGGAGCTATACATGAACTTAAAAGTGCTTGTAGTGGATGATGAACTTCCCGCAAGGGAGGAACTAAAATGTATTCTTGAAGAGTTGGATGGGATTACTGTTAGTGGAGAATGTGAAGATGGGGAAGACGTGCTGGCTGCCATTGAGAAAAATCTGCCTGATATTGTTTTTCTTGATATTCAAATGCGCTCACAAGATGGTCTTGTAACCGCTGAAACACTCTTGAATTTAGATAAACCTCCGCACATTGTTTTTTGTACTGGTTTTAGTCAGTATGCAGCCAAGGCTTTTGAATTGAATGCCGTGGATTACATTTTGAAACCTTATTCCATTGAGCGTGTAAAAAAATCAGTAGAAAAAGTTAAAAAATTTAAAGGTTTTATGGAACAAAAGGTCGAGCGTGTGGAGCTTCATTCAGGCAATATCTGTGTATGGTCTTCTGAACGGATTATTGTGATTCATCCGGAAAAGATTATTTTTGCCCGATCTGATGAGAAGAGACAGACACTTCTTTATACGGAACAGGGAAATTATCATACGAAATTCACCTTAAAAGAATTAAATGAGATGCTCAGAAATCGGAATTTCTTACGTACTCATAAGAGTTATTTAGTCAATTTGGACAAAGTGCAAGAAGTGATTCCTTGGTTTAACAATACGTATATTTTAGTTTTGGAAAATTGTAGTGAGACAAATATTCCTGTTGCCAGGCATTATCTGAAACAATTTAATCAGATTATGGGAATTTCATAAATGTATTTCAGGTATTAAAATAGTACTTTTAAGTTATGCTTTTGTTATGTAAGACGAAAAAACACGAAAACGCATTAAAATAGTGCTATAATTCAGTCATATTGAACTAAATTTTTTACTGGAGGGATTCTAATGAAACCACTTGAAAATGTTAAAGTATTGGATTTAACAAGAGTACTTGCTGGCCCTTATGCTTCTATGATGATGGCCGATTTTGGCGCTGAAATTATTAAGATTGAATCACCAAAAACCGGAGATGATTCAAGAGCTTTTGGGCCATTTGTGGGTAAAGAAAGTGCTTATTTCATGAGCCTTAACCGCGGCAAACGTTCGATGACCATGAATTTGAAAAGTCCTAAAGCGCAAGAACTGTTTAAGGAAATGGTAAAAAAAGTTGACGTTGTGTTAGAAAACTATCGCCCCGGGACGATGGAAAAATTCGGTTTAGGTTATGAAGAGATAAAAAAAATTAATCCAAATATTATCTATACGGCTTGTTCCGGATTCGGTCATACAGGTCCTTACAGTAAAAAACCCGCCTATGACGTGATTGTCCAAGGTATGGGCGGTATTATGAGTATTACTGGCCAGGAAAATGGCGAACCTACTCGGGTAGGTGCTTCTGTAGGAGATTTAACTGCCGGATTATTCGCTGTTATCGGTACATTAACAGCTCTTTACAATCGTGAAAAAACAGGCGTTGGTCAAAAAGTGGATGTAGCGATGCTGGATTGTCAGGTAGCTATTTTGGAAAATGCTATTTCCCGTTACTTAGTGAATGGCGTAGCTCCCGGACCGATTGGTAATCGTCATCCATCTATTACACCGTTCGAAGCTTTTAAAGCAAAAGATGGTTATGTTATTATTGCTGTTGGCAATGATCGTCTGTGGAAAAAATTCTGTGATCTTATTGGCCGTCAGGAACTTATTGAGGATGCACGCTTTATTACCAATGCTAAACGTACAGAAAATCAGAAACAACTGAAAGGCATTTTAGATACCGTTTTTCCTGCTAAGACAGTGGATGAATGGTTGGAAGCGATTGATGGCGCAGGCATTCCTTGCGGTCCTATTAATACAGTGGATCGGGTTATGAAAGATCCACAAGTTCTTGCACGTGACATGATTGTAGAAGTAGATCATCCGGTAGCAGGCAAGTTTAAAATGCCTGGAGTACCTATTAAACTTTCTGAGACGCCTGGTGAAGTCGAAAGTCCGGCACCATTACTTGGACAGCATACAGAAGAAATATTGCAGGAAATGCTGGGTCTTTCTAAAGAAGAAGTAGCAAAACTTAAAGAAGAAGGCGCGCTATAATAAGGAGCTGTTAATCGAATATGGGAAGAGAAGAATTTTGGAACCAGCGCTGGAAAGCCTTAGTATGGGTTGGGCTGTTGGGATTTGTTCTGTCATGTAACTATACGAATCATGGACCACTTGTTCCAACACTTGTGAAAGTACTTAGCATTACCATGACTGCAGCAGGATTTTTTACAACGGCTGTCTTTTTAACACATGGAATTATGCAAATGCCTGGTGGCGGTTTATCAGATAAATTTGGATCTAAAAAAGTAGCGTCAGTGGGTCTCGTGATTATTGCTGTCGGCAATATCTTAACAGGGATGGCAAACAGCTACGAACAAATTCTTGCCTATAAATTTATTACCGGCCTTGGGACAGGCTCTTGTATCGTTGCGGGTCTTCGTTATGTGCCCACTTTTTTTGCCGGTAAGGAAATTGCTTTTGCGCAAGGTGTGTATGGTGGCACCATCGTGCTTGGTTCAGGATTTGTTATCTTTATTATTCCTCAACTCTTAACCATTGTTGGCTGGCACGGCGTGTTTTATACGACAGGTGTTATGGCGGCTGTTCTTGCTGTGTTATGGCAGCTGTTTGCGCCGAATACGCCGACAAATGGCGTTGTCAATAAAATTGACTGGCCTAGTTTGCTGGGTAACCGCAACAGTTGGTTGCTTGCTTTAACTCAGGTCGGTTCGTTTGGCACGAGTATTGCTTGTGGTGTTTGGGTGAATACGATGCTTCAGAAAAATCTTTCTCTTGATCCCAAAACTGCCGGAATGATTGGATCTGGTGTTTTATTAATTGGTATTGTGGGACGCCCCATTGGTGGTCTCATAGTAGATAAAAAATGGCTGACTAAAAAACAAGTACTTATTTTTGCACATGCCGGTTTAGCTGTTGGTTTTGTTTGGATAGGTATGGTAGATAATATGGTTTCAGCAGCGATAGCGATTTTATTTTCAGGTTTTATGACGGCTCTGCCGTTTGGACCTATTTTCTCCCTGGCTATGGATACATTTCCTAAATTTCCAGGTGTTGCCGCGGGATTTGTCAATACTTTCGGGGCATTTTCGGTTATGCTATTGCCGCCGATTATGGGCTCCCTTGTAGATAGTTCAGGAAGTTTCCTTTCGGCGTTTTATTTGCTGGCAGGAGTTGCTGCAGCTGCAAGTATCGGTGCATTGGGTATAAAATCGATTGTAAAATGAATAGATTGTATAAAATAAGACCGCAGCATTTGCTGTGGTTTTATTTTATATAATCTATTAGGAAATGCCTTTATAAGAGGATTTTTGGCTGATAGAAGCCAAATCATTTACCAAGGAGGTGTAAGATGAAGCGAAAAAACAGGATTCATTTACTACAGCCATTTTATCAAAAATATTGGCCTATTTTCTCTTTTGGCATCATATTACTCATTGTTGTTGATTTATTTCAACTTTTGATTCCTCGTCTTATTGGCCGCTGCATTGATAGTTTTCTAGTCGAGCCTAGTGCCTTACTTGGCTATGTTTTACAGATTACGGTTGTTTCAGCTGTCATGCTTGTAGGGCGGTATTATTATCGTCAATACTTGCTTGGCACGACGCGGCGCTTAGAATATTATTTGCGGCGTAAACTTTTTTTCCATTCGCTCCGATTGCCCATGAGTTTTTATGACCAAAATGGACCCGGTAAATTAATGGCTTTAATGACCAATGATATTACGGCGGTGCGCATGGCTTTTGGCTTAGGCAGTATTCTATTTGTTGATGCTGTCATGATGGGATTGGCTTCTTTTGTTGTGATGGTGCGTATGATTAACTGGGAACTTTCACTCTGGTCCATCTTGCCTCTTCCGCTGATTTTACTAATCGCGACGTATATGGGACGGGTTGTTCATGGCCGATTTCGTGCTGTTCAGGAAAAGTTTAGTGAGCTAACGGAATTTTCTCAGGAAATATTTGCTGCTGCAAAAGTGATTAAAGGTTTTGCTGCCGAGGAGAAAATAGCTCTCCGGTTTCAAGAAGTGAACAAAAAAAATGTCGCAGTGAATATGAGTCTTGTCAAGTTGCAAGCTGCCTATGTGCCTGTGACACATATATTGCCCTTTGTTTGTTATGCAGTGGCTTTATATTTGGGTGGTAAATTGATTGTTGAGGGACAAATTACTGTGGGAGATCTGACAGCATTTATCGGCTATCAGGGGTTGATTATTTGGCCGATGATGGGCCTGGGTTTTTTGATTAATATGGCGCAAAGGGGGTTAGCGTCACTTGAAAGAATCAGTAATTTTCTAAACCAGAGCGCCTATGAGGAGGGTTTTATTGAGAAATTCAACGATCAGACGGATTGTTCATCTAATATGTTGTCCACAACGATTGCATTACAAAATTTGACTTTTTCCTATCCGCTGAGTCGTACTTCTGCACTGAAAAATATCAATCTTACCATACAGGAGGGAGAAACGATTGGTTTAGTTGGCCGAACGGGATCGGGAAAATCTACCTTACTGAAACTGATTTTGCGACTTTATGATGCACCTGAGGGAAGTATTAGGATTGGCGGTAAGGAAATTCATCAAATTGATTTTTTAACATTACGTCATTTATGCGGCTATGTGCCGCAAGAACAGGTTCTGTTTTCCAAAACGATTGGAGAAAATATTGCTTTCGATGGGGAGTATTGTGAAGAAGCCATTGTAGAAGCGGCCCGCTTAGCCGCGGTGACTGAAGATATTCATACCAAGCCGGAAGGATTTGACACAGAGCTTGGTGAGAAGGGCAAGAAGCTTTCAGGAGGCCAGCAGCAGCGTGTGGCGATTGCCAGAGCATTTATTAAGAATTCACCGATTTTGTTACTTGACGATGTATTTTCGGCCCTTGATTATGAGACGGAGGCCCAGGTGCTACGCAATATGCGCACCTTTATTCACAGCAGAACGACGCTGATTGTATCACAGCGTGTTGCGGCAGTGACACAATGCAATCGTATTGTTGTGCTTGATCACGGTGAAATTTGTGAGCAAGGCAGTCACGCAGACCTTGTAGCCAAGCGGGGTCTATATTATGAAATTTATGCGCAGCAATTGATGGATGGAGAACCCTAATGAACAAACGATTCGATGACAGGAAAATGATTCGTATTCTCTGGAATTTTGCCGCACCTTTTACAGGTTGGGGTGTTTTGGCGTTACTGATTATTTTAGCTGGCATGGGACTGGAGCTTTCCCGCCCTTATTTGATGAAGATTGCTATTGATACGCAAATTGCACAGCTGGATCTCGCCGGCTTGCGGCAGACAGCCTTCTTTTATGGACTGACCATTGCAGCAAGTGTTGTTTTATCTTATGGTGAAAATTATATTTTGCAGTATATCGGTCAATTTATTATTTTTGATGTAAGACAAAAAGTATTTCGCCATTTAATTTATCAACGCTATAGAAACATGGAAAAGCAAAAAGTCGGTCAGATGGTTACACGCGTAACGAATGATACAGATGCGCTTAAGGATCTCTATACAGACGTTCTTGTTGCTTTTGCGAGCGATTTTTTAATTTTGTTTGGGATTGTTTTTGTCATGTTACTGATGGATTGGCAACTTGCCGTAGCTACCTTCGTGGCCATTCCTTTGATGATTTTCCTAGCCCTTGTTT from Pelorhabdus rhamnosifermentans includes the following:
- a CDS encoding sodium ion-translocating decarboxylase subunit beta; this encodes MFEEIGSLLMDMLNQTGVVHLWYGNVVMMAVGAIMIYLAIVKKYEPLLLVGIGFACIVSNAPGAGLADPGGLFWYAYQGVALVILPPLIFLGVGAMTDFGPMISNPSLVILGAAAHLGIFVALIGAKMLGFTLGEAGAIGIIGGADGPMAIFVTMKLAPHLLPQISVAAYSYMALMPLIQPPIMKAFTTKKERQIIMKQVRPVSRLEKIVFPMVIAVVVDLLLPGVAPLITMLMLGNLFRECGVVDRLATTAANDLMNIIVITLTVAIGSTMNADTFLTVKTLEIIVLGLIAFGFGTFSGIIGGRVLCWASGGKVNPLVGSAGIASVPIAARVAHVVALKENPYNFLIMHAMGPNLAGVFGTAISGGIMLALIGVK
- a CDS encoding LytR/AlgR family response regulator transcription factor, with the protein product MNLKVLVVDDELPAREELKCILEELDGITVSGECEDGEDVLAAIEKNLPDIVFLDIQMRSQDGLVTAETLLNLDKPPHIVFCTGFSQYAAKAFELNAVDYILKPYSIERVKKSVEKVKKFKGFMEQKVERVELHSGNICVWSSERIIVIHPEKIIFARSDEKRQTLLYTEQGNYHTKFTLKELNEMLRNRNFLRTHKSYLVNLDKVQEVIPWFNNTYILVLENCSETNIPVARHYLKQFNQIMGIS
- a CDS encoding CaiB/BaiF CoA transferase family protein, whose product is MKPLENVKVLDLTRVLAGPYASMMMADFGAEIIKIESPKTGDDSRAFGPFVGKESAYFMSLNRGKRSMTMNLKSPKAQELFKEMVKKVDVVLENYRPGTMEKFGLGYEEIKKINPNIIYTACSGFGHTGPYSKKPAYDVIVQGMGGIMSITGQENGEPTRVGASVGDLTAGLFAVIGTLTALYNREKTGVGQKVDVAMLDCQVAILENAISRYLVNGVAPGPIGNRHPSITPFEAFKAKDGYVIIAVGNDRLWKKFCDLIGRQELIEDARFITNAKRTENQKQLKGILDTVFPAKTVDEWLEAIDGAGIPCGPINTVDRVMKDPQVLARDMIVEVDHPVAGKFKMPGVPIKLSETPGEVESPAPLLGQHTEEILQEMLGLSKEEVAKLKEEGAL
- a CDS encoding biotin/lipoyl-containing protein, with amino-acid sequence MKNYSITVNGKTYEVAVEEKGGSAAPKVAAHVSAPTPSVAPAPVAAAPAPKAAAAPSTGGAGTKVSAPMPGKIIALKVSVGDSVKNGQELLVMEAMKMHNPVLASADGVVKELLVKAGDPVQAGTVLAVIG
- a CDS encoding LytS/YhcK type 5TM receptor domain-containing protein; the encoded protein is MPIQWEYILSHLLLGLSLILGFVFLLTKTRMFRFPILNRKVSRREKVLYSVFFGLIGIMGTYGGLATVDGSANTRGVGIIVGGLIGGPIVGVGAGIISGIYRLWIGGINAPASALAAVTEGLLAGLCAQRFKHLPFRWVYAMLLGFILETMHMCMLPVFSPSFERGYQLAMSIFSSMLIINPLGIATFIAILDSVRSEQEAVEGKAARMAFKIARQTLNILRRGLNEETATRTAQTIIDHVASLDAVAVTASDKGIAFVINQSSLGADFSDISCLKAQIIAPLKERDKEIGTLIFYKLRPNSLTPVEIELIEGLAQLISMQIEVSKVEQQTALRSQAEIKALQAQINPHFLFNALNTIVYYCRKQPEKARELLINLGEFYRNNISHLDKWVDLHTEIHHIESYVKIESARFQGKLEVHYDVPNDIHMKVPPFILQPIVENSIKHGLYPRKSGGKIMIQAVIQSEVLHITIEDNGVGMSEELIDTILRDDSSRKSIGLSNVHQRLQTIYGSQYGLQISSSPGKGTIVRIPIPLKGAIHELKSACSG
- a CDS encoding ABC transporter ATP-binding protein, whose protein sequence is MKRKNRIHLLQPFYQKYWPIFSFGIILLIVVDLFQLLIPRLIGRCIDSFLVEPSALLGYVLQITVVSAVMLVGRYYYRQYLLGTTRRLEYYLRRKLFFHSLRLPMSFYDQNGPGKLMALMTNDITAVRMAFGLGSILFVDAVMMGLASFVVMVRMINWELSLWSILPLPLILLIATYMGRVVHGRFRAVQEKFSELTEFSQEIFAAAKVIKGFAAEEKIALRFQEVNKKNVAVNMSLVKLQAAYVPVTHILPFVCYAVALYLGGKLIVEGQITVGDLTAFIGYQGLIIWPMMGLGFLINMAQRGLASLERISNFLNQSAYEEGFIEKFNDQTDCSSNMLSTTIALQNLTFSYPLSRTSALKNINLTIQEGETIGLVGRTGSGKSTLLKLILRLYDAPEGSIRIGGKEIHQIDFLTLRHLCGYVPQEQVLFSKTIGENIAFDGEYCEEAIVEAARLAAVTEDIHTKPEGFDTELGEKGKKLSGGQQQRVAIARAFIKNSPILLLDDVFSALDYETEAQVLRNMRTFIHSRTTLIVSQRVAAVTQCNRIVVLDHGEICEQGSHADLVAKRGLYYEIYAQQLMDGEP
- the mmdA gene encoding methylmalonyl-CoA decarboxylase subunit alpha, producing MATVQEKILDLKKRQEKVLLGGGKKGIDKQHAKHKLTSRERIDLLLDEGSFVELDQFVTHRCTNFNMAEKEAPGEGVTTGYGTIDGRLVYVYAQDFTVIGGALGEMHAAKIVKVQEMAMKMGAPIIGLNDSGGARIQEGIDALSGFGDIFFRNTMSSGVIPQISVIMGPCAGGAVYSPAITDFIFMVKNTSQMFITGPQVIKSVTAEEVTAEALGGAMTHNSTSGVAQFAAENDEDCLKQIRYLLSFLPSNNMEEAPIVDGGDDASRTDMNLNTIMPDNPNQPYDMYDVIKSIVDNGEFYDYLYHYAKNIITGFARMDGQTVGIIANQPAFMAGCLDINASDKSARFIRFCDAFNIPLVSLVDVPGFLPGTGQEYGGIIRHGAKMLYAYSEATVPKITVITRKAYGGAYIAMCSKHLGADQVMAWPSAEIAVMGPAGAANIIFRGAKDIQAKTDEYIKDFANPYRAAERGYVDCVIEPKDTRPQIINALHVLMTKRESRPAKKHGNIPL
- a CDS encoding MFS transporter — translated: MGREEFWNQRWKALVWVGLLGFVLSCNYTNHGPLVPTLVKVLSITMTAAGFFTTAVFLTHGIMQMPGGGLSDKFGSKKVASVGLVIIAVGNILTGMANSYEQILAYKFITGLGTGSCIVAGLRYVPTFFAGKEIAFAQGVYGGTIVLGSGFVIFIIPQLLTIVGWHGVFYTTGVMAAVLAVLWQLFAPNTPTNGVVNKIDWPSLLGNRNSWLLALTQVGSFGTSIACGVWVNTMLQKNLSLDPKTAGMIGSGVLLIGIVGRPIGGLIVDKKWLTKKQVLIFAHAGLAVGFVWIGMVDNMVSAAIAILFSGFMTALPFGPIFSLAMDTFPKFPGVAAGFVNTFGAFSVMLLPPIMGSLVDSSGSFLSAFYLLAGVAAAASIGALGIKSIVK
- a CDS encoding OadG family transporter subunit, coding for MIGFVIFLIVVIILCYVAKVIQEAKDAKEVTANPVAQAVVEPATSTVSPVDKQSSSDDDEELLAVISAAIAAISESANVRIVSVRSGGNGWVLAGRQDLMNKL